The sequence CGCGAGCCCGTTCCATGGTCGAGATGGAACGGAATCGCAAACTCTCCGACGCGCCCGCTCCGGAAGCCGAGCCGGACAAGACCATTACCGCCAAGCAACTGCTCACCCCGCGTCTCCTGCGTTTCGGAAACCAGCACCAATTGCGCGAAGCCACCTGGCTCGTTTCCGAAATGTACAAGCACATCAAGACCAAAGCCGCTCGAAAGCTCTTCCTGCAAGACCGAGAGGGCAAGCTCTACGGCGGGCTCAACCTTTGGACCTTGCTCAAAGCCCTCGGCTCATCGATCAAGGAGGACGAAGCTACCACCCTCAACGAAGACGTATTGAGCCAGCAACTACGAACCAATTTCCACGATCCTATTACCGACCTCTGCCAGACAGACCTGCCTCGCCTCACCGTCGATACGCCACTTCACGAGCTCGTCAGCCAATCCATCGCGAACCAGCAACTCATGCTCGCCATCCTCAACGAGTCCGGCCAGATCACCGGAGTCGTCACCCAGATGGATCTCCTCCGCGGCATCGGCCGCCTGAAAGGCTTCAACCCCGAAAAGGAACTCCCCAAAGTCTGATGCAAACCGCCGCCGACCTCATGACCAAACGCTTCCTGCGCATCAGCACCGAGCACAACCTCAAAGAAGCGCTCGCCCTCCTGCTCTACGGCGAGCAGCACAAAGCCGAGACCGCCGCCATCGCCGTCATCGACGAACAGGGGAACCTCGCCGGCATCCTTACCCCCGAATGCGTCGTCGCCGGCCTCTCCGGACTCAACGCCCACCTTTCCCAAGAGGCCCTCAGCGAGGCCGTCGAGAGAAACTACTCGCTCACCGTCGGGCAAGTCATGAAAAAAGGGATCCCCACCGCCACCAAGGAAACGCCCCTGAGCGAGCTGCTGCTATACATGAGAACCGGCAAGCACGAATGCATTCCCGTGATCGAGGAAAGCAGCGTCATCGGCCTCGTCTACGTTTCCGACCTCTTCAAGCAAGTCGCCCAACTCGCCCTCACCGAGGAAGACCAAGGCATCCAAATGTAGCTTGGCGCCATCGCCCTGGATCGCAGAGCTGTCTGCTCACGGCACGCCGCATCGCAGGATGCCAGCGGCGAATCGGCCGCCACCCGCGCCAAAGCCTACTGGCAGCTGCAACGCTGACTAATACCCTTTCTCCGCAAGCATTCTACGTTCGTCTGCCTAGCACGCCTCATGGCATTAAACCGCAAACCCTAAGACCAAAGCAGATGAGCGATTACTTCAAAACCACACCCACAAAAGACGGACTCTTCGGCGAATTCGGAGGTAGCTTCATCCCCCCTCACCTCCAGGAGGAAATGGATAAGATCACCGACGCCTACTACACCATCAGCAAATCGCACGCCTTCATCTCCGAGCTGCGCAGCATCCGCAAGCACTTCCAGGGGCGCCCCACTCCAGTCTACTACTGCCAACGCCTCTCCGACGAAACCGGCGGTCGCATCTACCTTAAGCGCGAAGACCTCAACCACACCGGCGCCCACAAGCTCAACCACTGCATGGGCGAGGCCCTGCTCGCCAAACACATGGGCAAGAGACGCCTCATCGCCGAAACCGGAGCTGGCCAACACGGAGTCGCGCTCGCCACCGCTGCCGCCTATTTCGGACTCGAATGCGAGATACACATGGGCGAGGTCGATATCGCCAAGGAACACCCCAACGTCGTGCGCATGAAGATTCTAGGGGCGGAGGTCGTGCCCGTCAGCCACGGCCTCAAGACCCTCAAGGAAGCCGTCGACTCCGCCTTCGAGTCCTACCTCAAGGACCCGGTGAACACCATCTACTGCATCGGCTCCGTAGTCGGCCCCCACCCCTTTCCTATGATGGTGCGCGAATTCCAACGCGTGATTGGCATCGAAGCCCGCGAGCAATTCCTGGAGATGACCGGCGAACTGCCAGACAACGTCGTCGCTTGCGTGGGCGGAGGCAGCAACGCCATGGGAATCTTCTCCGCCTTCCTCGACGACCAGGAAACCGCCATCTACG comes from Pelagicoccus enzymogenes and encodes:
- a CDS encoding CBS domain-containing protein, coding for MQTAADLMTKRFLRISTEHNLKEALALLLYGEQHKAETAAIAVIDEQGNLAGILTPECVVAGLSGLNAHLSQEALSEAVERNYSLTVGQVMKKGIPTATKETPLSELLLYMRTGKHECIPVIEESSVIGLVYVSDLFKQVAQLALTEEDQGIQM
- the trpB gene encoding tryptophan synthase subunit beta gives rise to the protein MSDYFKTTPTKDGLFGEFGGSFIPPHLQEEMDKITDAYYTISKSHAFISELRSIRKHFQGRPTPVYYCQRLSDETGGRIYLKREDLNHTGAHKLNHCMGEALLAKHMGKRRLIAETGAGQHGVALATAAAYFGLECEIHMGEVDIAKEHPNVVRMKILGAEVVPVSHGLKTLKEAVDSAFESYLKDPVNTIYCIGSVVGPHPFPMMVREFQRVIGIEAREQFLEMTGELPDNVVACVGGGSNAMGIFSAFLDDQETAIYGVEPAGRSYETGEHACTMKFGKPGVIHGFKCQMLQDENGDPAPVYSVASGLDYPGVGPEHCMLQAKGRVSYGDANDRETIDAFYQLSRLEGIIPALESAHAVAFAMKLAQEKPRQSILVNLSGRGDKDIDFVVEKYGLPEDA